In Podospora pseudoanserina strain CBS 124.78 chromosome 5, whole genome shotgun sequence, a single window of DNA contains:
- a CDS encoding hypothetical protein (COG:S; EggNog:ENOG503PEV2), whose product MLSISTIFAGFLALISAVHTAPTSLDEQPGSVSGYSIVPISWNLPINLDDPTSATVTVTGTIQEAIAQMDASYPGWNATFQARVTPPPGDSASLDSTANLDDPDDIDCNVDYKYAGKVTIVWGINYLRSITGKPKNGPGPNNCGRVSCSWNSAIYWCNDDTVEKELTWNDIADGASAVNEACKTNRGHDSKGRGSYDDHWNVLVRGDVC is encoded by the exons ATGTTGTCCATTTCCACCATTTTCGCCGGTTTTCTGGCCCTGATCAGC GCTGTTCATACcgctcccacctccctcgaTGAACAGCCGGGCTCCGTCTCAGGCTACAGCATAGTCCCGATCTCCTGGAACcttcccatcaacctcgacgacCCCACCAGCGCCACCGTTACAGTGACCGGCACTATTCAGGAGGCCATCGCCCAGATGGACGCCAGCTACCCCGGCTGGAACGCCACCTTCCAGGCCCGGGTGACTCCTCCCCCAGGCGATAGTGCCAGCTTGGACTCCACGGCCAACCTTGACGACCCCGACGACATCGACTGTAACGTGGACTACAAGTACGCAGGCAAGGTTACCATCGTGTGGGGTATCAACTACCTGCGTAGTATCACTGGCAAGCCGAAGAACGGCCCAGGCCCAAACAATTGCGGGCGTGTTAGCTGTTCTTGGAACTCGGCGATCTATTGGTGCAATGAT GATACCGTCGAGAAGGAGCTCACGTGGAATGATATCGCTGATGGCGCATCAGCTGTCAACGAAGCGTGTAAGACTAACCGGGGTCACGATTCCAAGGGGCGCGGCAGCTACGATGACCATTGGAATGTTCTTGTTCGTGGGGATGTCTGCTGA
- a CDS encoding hypothetical protein (COG:S; EggNog:ENOG503PEV2), with protein MLSISASIASGLALASVAHGAPGFASIRSDQPDVSSYATVPITWELPVKADDPTGATVEVTGTIEEAIVQMDATYPGWNKTFQAHLPPPPTVDSGAFDLAALDDPESYICKLDQWKEAGQLSILRGIEYLRGLTGSAKNGPGPGECGRVSCSWQSAIWWCNDNDTEKEVGWNDIADGTLYILQKCSRDAQYVKGQAFYKDKWNVIVRYDNDSC; from the exons ATGCTTTCCATCTCCGCTTCCATTGCCAGCGGCCTGGCTCTCGCCAGT GTTGCCCACGGCGCCCCTGGATTCGCATCCATCCGCTCTGACCAGCCCGATGTTTCGAGCTACGCCACCGTTCCCATTACCTGGGAGCTCCCCGTCAAGGCTGACGACCCTACTGGCGCTACCGTCGAAGTGACCGGCACCATCGAGGAGGCTATCGTCCAGATGGATGCCACTTACCCCGGCTGGAACAAAACTTTCCAGGCTCacctgccccctccccccaccgTTGACAGCGGCGCCTTTGATCTTGCGGCTCTTGATGATCCCGAGTCCTACATTTGCAAGCTTGACCAGTGGAAGGAGGCTGGCCAGCTTTCTATTCTCCGCGGCATTGAATACCTCCGTGGTCTGACTGGCTCGGCCAAAAACGGCCCCGGCCCTGGCGAGTGCGGTCGTGTTTCCTGCTCTTGGCAGTCGGCTATTTGGTGGTGCAACGAC AACGAtacggagaaggaggttggctGGAATGATATTGCCGATGGGACTTTGTACATCCTCCAGAAGTGCTCTCGGGATGCCCAGTATGTCAAGGGTCAGGCTTTCTACAAGGACAAGTGGAACGTGATTGTTCGTTATGACAACGACAGCTGTTAA
- a CDS encoding hypothetical protein (COG:V; EggNog:ENOG503NZUS), with the protein MILPISSSSTSCPSIPANKTTMSKGLALITGINGFIAARTALTFLQAGYRVRGTARSLHSTKPLLSAIPAELVANLEIVEVPDITIPGAFDQAIEGVTTVAHLASPIFLTSTAPGPVLKAAVEGTQRVLESALTEPTVKSFTLMSSVAAIIDTESANAHYDESNWNESSERLVRELGNEVPGYILYFASKTAAEKALWKFRDEHKPAFKIAAVNPVYVAGPPVVVPESRDKIHGTTKLISDVYSGTELAKSGLPGAFPSYVDVRDVARVILFGAENPEKVDGERFLLSGYHVPAQAVADILRERYPEREGVIEKGEPGQGYEKGYGYPKERVYDGSKVVRVTGEGYIPWEKTVVDFVESVKAIL; encoded by the coding sequence ATGATCCTGCCCatatcgtcatcatcaaccagctGTCCATCTATTCCCGCCAACAAGACCACCATGTCCAAAGGCCTCGCTCTCATCACCGGCATAAATGGCTTCATCGCCGCCCGCACCGCCCTCACCTTTCTCCAAGCCGGCTACCGTGTCCGCGGCACGGCCCGCTCCCTCCACTCCACCAagcccctcctctccgccatcccGGCCGAACTAGTTGCCAACCTCGAGATCGTCGAAGTCCcagacatcaccatccccggAGCATTCGACCAAGCCATCGAAGGCgtcaccaccgtcgcccacctcgcctcccccatcttcctcacctccaccgcccccggACCCGTCCTCAAGGCCGCCGTCGAGGGAACTCAGAGAGTCCTCGAGTCAGCCCTCACCGAACCCACCGTCAAATCCTTCACCCTCATGAGTTCGGTCGCtgccatcatcgacaccgAGTCCGCCAACGCCCACTACGACGAGTCAAACTGGAATGAGTCCTCAGAGAGGCTTGTCCGGGAGCTGGGCAACGAAGTTCCAGGGTATATCCTCTACTTTGCCAGCAAGACCGCCGCTGAAAAGGCCCTCTGGAAGTTTAGAGATGAGCACAAACCAGCCTTCAAAATCGCGGCTGTCAACCCCGTCTATGTCGCTGGCCCACCCGTTGTTGTGCCGGAGTCAAGGGACAAGATTCACGGGACGACAAAGCTGATCAGTGATGTTTACTCTGGCACTGAGCTGGCTAAGTCGGGGTTGCCTGGGGCGTTTCCCTCGTATGTGGATGTGAGGGATGTGGCGAGGGTGATATTGTTTGGGGCGGAGAACCCGGAAaaggtggatggggagaggttttTGTTGAGTGGGTATCATGTTCCCGCTCAGGCGGTGGCGGATatcttgagggagaggtatcctgagagggagggggtgattgAGAAGGGAGAGCCGGGGCAGGGGTATGAGAAGGGGTATGGGTATCCGAAGGAGAGGGTCTACGATGGAagcaaggtggtgagggttacgggggaggggtataTTCCTTGGGAGAAGACTGTTGTTGATTTTGTGGAGAGCGTCAAGGCAATTTTgtga
- a CDS encoding hypothetical protein (EggNog:ENOG503PQYH) has translation MIHLDDLAKSNGSQPTNTPECCNFPCKCPLKKNLQKQLPPPSRITASTFPFHQQAAIVHFTPLLPTSALCLSRSKIPWPNAERKHHKMFTYTLVSALIGGASLALASPAPVITPAPIYERQSESALELKCQAHYESMVARAPDLPREHPIIQWMNQPENLKLFTDYTDIKAMCAVRWGKSTLEPPSSLASQWSSYMSEAQMFAISMKAPAHELSAMGCPSVIAAAGGLLAITEEVSCSRAYKAYMDAVPYLTATDGDDFATTGPTQTNVLAPSTTAPGSSEETDVSGNDSEDEGADGNGNGGSEEGSTETTSTSTAGGPRETGHVAVAAAAALAVVGAMAAL, from the coding sequence ATGATCCACCTGGATGACCTTGCCAAGTCCAACGgctcccaaccaaccaacacccctGAATGTTGCAATTTCCCATGCAAATGTCCATTAAAAAAGAACTTACAAAAACAGTTGCCACCCCCATCGCGTATCACAGCCTCCACGTTCCCTTTCCACCAGCAGGCAGCCATCGTGCATTTCACTCCTTTACTTCCCACATCCGCACTTTGCCTCTCACGATCCAAAATACCGTGGCCCAACGCCGAAAGAAAACATCACAAAATGTTCACCTACACGCTCGTCTCAGCCCTCATCGGCGGCGcatccctcgccctcgcctccccagcTCCCGTCATAACTCCAGCACCAATCTACGAGCGCCAGAGCGAAAGCGCTCTCGAACTCAAGTGCCAGGCCCATTATGAGTCCATGGTGGCAAGAGCCCCCGATCTCCCACGTGAACACCCAATCATCCAATGGATGAACCAGCCCGAGAACCTCAAGCTATTCACCGACTACACCGACATCAAAGCAATGTGCGCCGTTAGATGGGGCAAAAGCACTCTGGAACCGCCCTCTTCTCTCGCGTCCCAGTGGTCCAGCTACATGTCCGAGGCTCAAATGTTTGCCATCTCCATGAAGGCCCCTGCGCACGAGCTGTCCGCCATGGGCTGCCCTTCCGTCATCGCCGCCGCTGGAGGACTGCTGGCCATCACTGAGGAGGTCTCGTGCAGCAGAGCGTACAAGGCTTACATGGATGCCGTGCCGTACCTTACCGCTACTGATGGTGACGATTTCGCTACCACCGGCCCGACTCAGACAAACGTTCTTGCGCCTTCAACCACGGCGCCCGGGTCAAGTGAGGAGACTGATGTCAGCGGGAatgacagcgaggatgagggcgcTGATGGGAACGGAAATGGTGGTagtgaggaggggagcacTGAGACGACCAGCACATCCACTGCTGGTGGCCCAAGGGAGACTGGACatgtggctgttgctgccgccgccgctctcGCCGTTGTCGGTGCCATGGCTGCGCTGTAA
- a CDS encoding hypothetical protein (EggNog:ENOG503PQYH), translated as MLAYTLVSALAGASLVLANPAPALAQVPAITAAPIFNRRQSESALKLECHAQLASIQARKPEPSDKLEDWMATANEAKNGNSMGDVLNICYPIYGKEMPDPPSSLQSEWSTYRSAQASYASSIGPAVSSLKAKCPKDMAFDFLFVAMSDMDSCHTAFAAMSLPDSELLTTSPSPSRPVIVEPTTTIGPSEEAGAGGKDTESKEGSAQSTDTSTAAGARETEYVAVAVAAAAAVAAIAGGMVVV; from the coding sequence ATGCTCGCCTACACGCTcgtctccgccctcgccggcgcatccctcgtcctcgccaacccggCCCCGGCCCTGGCCCAAGTCCCAGCCATCACCGCAGCACCCATCTTCAACCGCCGCCAGAGCGAGAGCGCTCTCAAGTTGGAATGCCACGCTCAGCTTGCTTCCATACAGGCGCGAAAGCCAGAGCCCAGCGATAAACTTGAGGACTGGATGGCTACCGCGAACGAAGCCAAAAACGGCAACAGCATGGGCGACGTGCTCAACATCTGCTACCCCATTTATGGCAAAGAGATGCCGGATCCCCCTTCGTCTCTTCAGTCCGAGTGGTCCACCTATCGCTCGGCCCAGGCCAGTTACGCCAGTTCCATCGGGCCTGCTGTATCCAGCCTCAAGGCCAAATGCCCCAAAGACATGGCTTTTGACTTCTTGTTCGTTGCTATGAGCGACATGGACTCGTGCCACACGGCATTCGCTGCCATGTCGCTCCCCGATTCCGagctcctcaccacctccccaagccCATCTCGCCCCGTCATTGTcgagcccaccaccaccatcggccCAAGCGAGGAGGCAGGTGCCGGCGGGAAGGATACCGAGTCGAAGGAGGGAAGCGCCCAGTCTACCGACACGTctactgctgctggtgccaGAGAGACAGAATacgtcgctgtcgctgtcgctgccgctgccgccgttGCCGCTATTGCCGGTGGCATGGTTGTGGTATAA
- a CDS encoding hypothetical protein (COG:S; EggNog:ENOG503Q57R) produces the protein MSAISSHIRNIEIHRIRSRFATNFYGSGTSQFSRQCEPSRATPGPSTTPTTITMEFNALIDHNDIHTSPTAERFYRIQLARQQRPHWHLNAHRAPELPREQNIRTRALREDAHMSCAATREATGASDKQIQYALTTPLTPRTNRRGRKPSRFTDEEKDHVTRPLNDDPIARKLSWLDLKLYLEGSEYWKDTGFTTAMRAAGFSRQVPPRRIKLTAQYRAERLAFVREQLALRTRPEDWEHLAFSNEARATNDPM, from the exons ATGTCAGCGATCAGCAGCCACATACGCAATATCGAAATCCACCGAATCCGAAGTCGCTTTGCTACCAATTTCTATGGCAGCGGTACCTCTCAATTCTCAAGGCAATGCGAACCCTCTCGAGCAACACCAGggccatcaaccacacccaccaccatcacgatGGAATTTAACGCTCTTATCGACCACAACGATATTCACACGTCACCCACAGCCGAGCGTTTCTACCGGATTCAATTGGCAAGGCAACAACGGCCACACTGGCACCTGAACGCTCACAGGGCCCCAGAGCTCCCGCGTGAGCAAAAT ATTCGAACACGTGCCTTGCGCGAAGACGCCCATATGTCCTGCGCGGCTACACGCGAGGCCACCGGCGCGTCGGATAAACAGATTCAATATGCTCTCACTACACCGTTGACCCCGCGAACCAACCGTCGTGGTCGGAAGCCCTCGCGGTTTACCGACGAAGAGAAGGACCATGTTACTCGCCCTCTCAACGACGACCCTATCGCTCGCAAGCTTAGCTGGCTAGATTTAAAGCTGTATTTGGAAGGATCTGAATATTGGAAGGATACGGGCTTCACCACAGCCATGAGAGCAGCCGGCTTTAGTCGTCAGGTCCCACCGCGGAGGATCAAGCTCACCGCCCAATACCGGGCCGAACGACTGGCCTTTGTCCGTGAGCAATTGGCACTTCGGACTCGCCCGGAAGACTGGGAGCACCTGGCCTTTAGTAACGAGGCCCGGGCTACTAATGACCCGATGTAA
- a CDS encoding hypothetical protein (COG:C; EggNog:ENOG503NUGK) translates to MSSAPVKDNSNHPAVKGPSALRSIIAGSTAGAVEIAITYPAEFAKTRTQLNRRLAEGKKLPWPPFGAQWYAGCTTLIIGNSAKAGIRFVAFDQYKKMLADADGNVSGPRTVIAGFGAGVTESLLAVTPTESIKTTLIDDRKSAKPRLRGFLHAVPIIARERGIRGFFQGFVPTTARQAANSATRFGSYTALKQLAESYTTPGEKLGGVATFAMGGIAGLITVYVTQPLDTIKTRMQSIEAKQLYGNSFRCASIIFKQEGVLTFWSGALPRLARLIMSGGIVFTMYEKSMDLFNKLDPEGRYL, encoded by the exons ATGTCATCAGCACCGGTCAAAGACAATAGCAACCACCCGGCGGTCAAGGGGCCAAGTGCCCTTCGGTCCATAATTGCCGGCTCAACTGCGGGCGCTGTCGAGATTG CCATTACCTACCCAGCCGAGT TCGCAAAGACCAGGACACAGCTCAACCGCAGGTTAGCAGAGGGCAAGAAgctgccatggccgcctTTCGGTGCTCAGTGGTATGCCGGGTGCACCACGCTGATTATCGGCAACTCGGCTAAGGCGGGCATTC GATTCGTTGCCTTTGACCAGTACAAGAAGATGCTGGCTGACGCCGACGGCAATGTCTCCGGTCCTCGGACCGTGATTGCGGGTTTCGGCGCCGGTGTGACCGAGTCTCTGCTTGCTGTCACACCGACAGAAAGTATCAAGACCACCCT CATCGATGACCGCAAGTCCGCCAAACCTCGCCTCCGCGGGTTCCTCCACGCCGTTCCAATCATTGCCCGCGAACGTGGTATCCGCGGTTTCTTCCAGGGTTTCgtgcccaccaccgcccgtcAAGCGGCGAATAGTGCTACTCGCTTCGGTTCCTACACTGCTTTGAAGCAGCTCGCCGAGAGCTACACAACGCCGGGAGAGAAGCTCGGCGGTGTGGCTACCTTCGCCATGGGTGGTATCGCAGGGTTGATCACCGTCTATGTGACCCAGCCTCTTGATACCATCAAGACGCGTATGCAAAGTATCGAGGCCAAGCAACTCTACGGCAACTCGTTCCGGTGCGCGAGCATCATCTTCAAGCAAGAGGGCGTGTTGACTTTCTGGAGCGGCGCGCTGCCACGATTGGCGAGGTTGATTATGAGCGGTGGTATTGTGTTTACCATGTACGAAAAGAGCATGGACCTGTTTAACAAGCTGGACCCAGAGGGCAGGTATCTATAA
- a CDS encoding hypothetical protein (EggNog:ENOG503P7N3), with amino-acid sequence MSAVPKHSTARLFQTALQRWPKDPLRPDCQLQDVLAKRLTKGPLAPTLIKGLSQEQADLRQANALFSLTENRYKNKYRVPESFLKPKFNPNYYSDILKELNEAPTRSYFQRVAKRVQGMFRLE; translated from the exons ATGTCTGCTGTTCCCAAGCAC AGCACAGCCAGGTTATTCCAGACTGCCCTGCAGCGCTGGCCCAAAGATCCCCTCCGTCCCGACTGCCAGCTTCAAGATGTCCTTGCCAAGCGGCTCACCAAAGGTCCTCTTGCGCCAACCCTGATCAAGGGATTAAGTCAAGAGCAGGCAGACCTCAGGCAAGCCAATGcgctcttctccctcaccgaGAATCGTTACAAGAACAAG TATCGTGTTCCGGAATCCTTCCTCAAACCCAAGTTCAACCCCAACTACTACAGCGACATCCTGAAAGAGCTCAATGAGGCACCCACACGTTCTTATTTCCAAAGGGTAGCCAAGAGGGTCCAGGGTATGTTCCGCCTGGAATGA
- a CDS encoding hypothetical protein (COG:O; EggNog:ENOG503NW1W), which yields MTSRYERVNTRDEEDHHTPVSNAPRPTYPIPNSPPPSFHSRASSIIGRDNGNRQNQDLDDAFGSDDEDAWDDEPDDRQRLVRDNTTPSATDAASITPATTATTAQTSAQASQPSRPVGQAPTTTRVYGGGIQSDGVFSNLAAKPERGEPEKEELPPSYEQAAADSAPPYWETTVLAPGLGGFDDVFIDGMPVGSIFSFLWNGFISMTLLVGFLLCYLLHTTHAAKNGAKAGLGIQLIQYGFMMQSAPPSGGRYDDDPTADSGFINPVDPNAHDFDPDNVQDQNGGGVDDFTGADWVSYLMMIIGWFVLIRAVSDYLKARRHEQLVLQSPDRGLGIPVIATGERPDTVV from the exons ATGACGAGTCGGTACGAGCGG GTGAACACCCGCGACGAAGAAGATCACCACACACCTGTCTCCAATGCGCCAAGGCCGACATATCCTATCCCAAactcgccaccaccatcttttcACTCGAGAGCATCGTCAATAATCGGCAGAGACAACGGCAACCGCCAGAACCAGGATCTTGACGACGCATTTGGAagcgacgatgaggatgccTGGGATGACGAGCCGGATGATCGGCAGAGGCTGGTGCGCGACAATACAACACCAAGTGCGACCGACGCAGCCTCCATAACACcagcgacgacggcgacgacggcACAGACGAGTGCACAGGCTTCGCAACCGTCGAGGCCAGTTGGGCAggcaccaacaacgacgagGGTGTACGGCGGCGGAATCCAGTCGGATGGTGTCTTTTCGAACTTGGCGGCCAAGCCAGAGAGGGGAGAACCAGAGAAGGAAGAACTTCCACCT TCCTACGAACAGGCAGCAGCTGATTCTGCGCCCCCTTACTGGGAAACGACAGTCCTCGCCCCAGGGCTGGGCGGCTTTGACGACGTGTTTATCGACGGAATGCCTGTCGGTTCGatcttcagcttcttgtgGAACGGATTCATCTCGATGACCCTTCTCGTCGGTTTCCTGCTCTGCTACCTTCTACACACCACTCACGCGGCCAAAAACGGAGCGAAGGCCGGCTTGGGCATCCAACTCATTCAGTACGGCTTCATGATGCAGAGCGCACCACCATCTGGAGGCAGGTATGATGATGACCCGACTGCTGACAGCGGATTCATCAACCCTGTGGACCCGAACGCGCATGACTTTGACCCCGATAATGTGCAAGATCAgaacggcggtggtgtagaCGATTTTACAGGCGCCGATTGGGTGTCGTACCTCATGATGATTATCGGTTGGTTTGTTCTCATTCGTGCTGTCAGCGACTACTTGAAGGCGAGGAGACATGAGCAGCTTGTGCTTCAGAGCCCTGACCGGGGTCTCGGTATTCCTGTTATTGCCACGGGCGAGCGTCCCGACACCGTTGTGTag
- a CDS encoding hypothetical protein (COG:O; EggNog:ENOG503P13J) — MAWRSSGTSNSELVENLWRNEMITHPEVKSAFLKVDRAHYAPRSPYEDCPQPIGHHATISAPHMHASAVEHLLPFIMPGEERPAPRVLDIGSGSGYLTHVLAELVGERGRVVGVEHIEPLKELGERNMKKSREGRELIEGGRVRFRVGDGRKGWRDEQEEGRKSWDAIHVGAAAVKVHEELLEQLASPGRMFIPVDDEDDPQGWGQHIWCVDKDEKGEVKKRKLFGVRYVPLTDAPKA; from the coding sequence ATGGCCTGGCGCAGCTCGGGCACCTCCAACAGCGAGCTGGTCGAGAACCTCTGGCGCAACGAGATGATCACCCACCCCGAGGTGAAATCCGCTTTTTTAAAAGTTGACCGCGCGCATTATGCTCCCAGGTCCCCATATGAAGACTGTCCTCAGCCTATAGGGCACCACGCCACTATTTCAGCGCCGCACATGCACGCCTCTGCGGTGGAGCACTTGCTGCCGTTTATAATGCCGGGCGAGGAGAGGCCGGCGCCGAGGGTGCTAGATATAGGGAGCGGATCGGGTTATTTGACTCATGTGCTTGCCGagctggtgggggagagggggagggtggtgggggtggagcATATTGAGCCGTTAAAGGAGCTAGGGGAGAGGAATATGAAGAagtcgagggaggggagggagttgattgagggggggagggttagGTTtagggttggggatgggaggaaggggtggagggatgagcaggaagaggggaggaagagttggGATGCGATTCATGTGggcgcggcggcggtgaaggTGCACGAGGAGTTGCTGGAGCAGTTGGCTAGTCCGGGGAGGATGTTTATTcctgtggatgatgaggatgatcCGCAGGGGTGGGGACAGCATATTTGGTGTGTGGAtaaggatgagaagggggaggtgaaaaAGAGGAAGTTGTTTGGGGTTAGGTATGTGCCTTTGACGGATGCACCGAAGGCTTGA
- the PTR2_3 gene encoding peptide transporter ptr2 (COG:E; EggNog:ENOG503NVVT), with protein MADSATTAATCMAPVRDVHKKSTGITTIPKYEPSSEQVRETVNGLVLPTEEEKRTLRRVAGKMPNTCYLLCAVEFAERASYYGCNQVYKNFIRAPLPPDGNGTGATAPGSLYTAGALGQGSVVASAMTEAFKMMAYTLPVLFGWMADAKYGRFKMVCWGVGICGVAHVMMVLSSLPPVLMAGKAMVPFALSLYMLAIGAAQFKPNISPMVMDQSPHKVAHVIEQNGERVIVDPEASINSVMLWFYLLINIGACFGVPTTYLAKLVGYWAAYLIPTILYLMLPPLLWYLNPRLIKQQAGGSDLGNVFKVLADCLRHGGITSIGRSGFWNQGKPSVRLAAGSTKHYGYDDNFVDDVRRTFQACGIFAFTPIYYINGSGIGAAANALSASLDTKGLPNDLLDNLNSISIVIMVPVMNHLVYPFLQKRGISWGPISRMTFGFALCTVGSSGFAILQYYAYKTSPCGFNATTCADILPEGSVTVSQVSYLWYSIPVIVNAISEIFVNVTSYGIAYSRSPKNMKGLVSSLNLMMVGVSAAVGLASAPAIKDPNLIWVFAGPTMVGAVMTVLFYFTFHHIDKEEFVLSTGGELDGLDAEGKQGTGVFGEKDRV; from the exons ATGG CGGATAGCGCCACGACAGCTGCCACCTGTATGGCCCCGGTCCGAGACGTACACAAGAAGTCAACCGGGATCACAACAATCCCCAAATATGAGCCCTCTTCGGAACAGGTCAGAGAGACGGTCAACGGCCTGGTGCTGcccaccgaggaggagaagcggaCCTTGCGTCGCGTTGCCGGGAAGATGCCCAACACCTGCTACCTGCTCTGCGCTGTCGAATTCGCCGAACGCGCCTCTTACTACGGCTGCAATCAAGTCTACAAGAACTTCATCCGCGCGCCTCTTCCCCCTGATGGAAACGGCACTGGTGCCACGGCCCCTGGTTCGCTGTACACCGCCGGTGCGCTTGGTCAGGGTTCTGTTGTTGCCAGCGCCATGACCGAGGCCTTCAAGATGATGGCCTACACTCTGCCGGTGCTGTTCGGTTGGATGGCCGATGCCAAGTATGGCCGGTTCAAGATGGTTTGCTGGGGCGTGGGCATCTGCGGTGTCGCCCATGTCATGATGGTTTTGTCCTCACTCCCACCTGTTCTTATGGCGGGCAAGGCTATGGTCCCGTTTGCCCTGTCTTTGTACATGTTGGCCATCGGAGCTG CCCAGTTCAAACCCAACATCTCCCCAATGGTCATGGATCAAAGTCCACACAAGGTCGCACATGTGATTGAGCAGAACGGCGAGAGGGTCATCGTGGACCCCGAGGCTTCTATTAACAGCGTCATGCTGTGGTTCTATCTCCTGATCAATATTGGTGCTTGCTTCGGTGTTCCCACCACCTACCTCGCCAAGCTGGTCGGTTACTGGGCTGCGTACTTGATTCCCACAATCTTGTACCTGATGCTTCCCCCGCTCCTGTGGTACCTTAACCCCAGGCTCATCAAGCAACAGGCCGGCGGTTCGGATCTAGGCAACGTGTTCAAGGTCTTGGCCGACTGCCTTCGCCATGGTGGTATCACCAGCATCGGGCGTAGCGGGTTCTGGAACCAGGGCAAGCCAAGTGTgcgtcttgctgctggcagCACAAAGCATTATGGGTATGACGACAACTTCGTGGACGACGTCCGTCGAACATTCCAGGCCTGCGGTATCTTTGCCTTTACGCCCATATACTACATCAACGGTAGTGGCATTGGCGCCGCAGCCAATGCCTTGTCTGCCAGTCTGGATACTAAGGGTCTTCCCAATGATCTGCTGGACAATCTCAATTCCATTAGTATTGTAATCA TGGTGCCGGTGATGAATCATCTCGTCTATCCCTTCCTGCAAAAACGCGGAATTTCATGGGGGCCTATCAGCCGCATGACGTTTGGTTTCGCTCTCTGCACCGTGGGATCATCGGGGttcgccatcctccagtATTACGCCTACAAGACATCGCCGTGCGGGTTCAACGCCACGACATGTGCAGACATTCTCCCTGAGGGCTCGGTAACAGTCTCCCAGGTCTCATACCTGTGGTATTCCATCCCTGTCATCGTGAACGCCATCTCGGAGATCTTTGTCAATGTCACGTCGTATGGCATTGCGTACAGCCGGTCGCCCAAGAACATGAAGGGTCTCGTTTCGAGTCTCAACCTGATGATGGTTGGCGTGTCGGCAGCTGTTGGGTTGGCGTCTGCGCCTGCAATCAAGGACCCAAACCTGATTTGGGTGTTTGCTGGTCCGACCATGGTTGGGGCTGTGATGACGGTGCTTTTCTACTTTACCTTTCACCACAttgacaaggaggagtttgtgcTCAGCACGGGGGGTGAGCTGGATGGTCTGGATGCCGAGGGGAAGCAGGGGACTGGTGTGTTTGGTGAGAAGGACAGGGTTTGA